A DNA window from Theobroma cacao cultivar B97-61/B2 chromosome 5, Criollo_cocoa_genome_V2, whole genome shotgun sequence contains the following coding sequences:
- the LOC18600493 gene encoding bidirectional sugar transporter SWEET17 translates to MSSSLTSLVPSDVKTLSEFGNFREHSNPNIAVDLQSKNLHTSSEFFFLQLVYSLSMVTLVTIFGLLGNITTGLVYLSPAKTFWHIVQRGSTEEFDSLPYVVKLLNGYMWVYYGLVKPNSILVATINGFGAVLELIYVIIFLILAPPRMRVITAILFGILDVVFPVAVVLISQLSFNREMQINISGFLSLLFSVATYGSPLSIMKTVVTTKSVEYMPFLLSFILFINGLTWTVYAVLTRDWFIGIPNGSGFVLGTAQLVLYAMYWKPKQPKRTSDNVEDDWQHEHLIADSGPSLKNNESRADA, encoded by the exons ATGTCCTCATCCTTAACTTCACTGGTCCCATCTGATGTTAAAACTTTATCagaatttggaaattttagagAGCATAGTAACCCAAACATTGCTGTTGACCTTCAAAGCAAAAACCTCCATACCTCTTCAGAGTTTTTCTTCTTGCAACTGGTATATTCTCTCAGCATGGTTACTTTAGTAACCATTTTTGGGTTGCTAG GGAACATAACCACAGGGCTAGTCTACCTTTCTCCAGC GAAAACATTTTGGCACATCGTGCAGCGTGGATCAACAGAGGAATTTGATAGTCTTCCTTATGTTGTCAAGCTATTAAATGGATACATGTGGGTTTACTATGGACTTGTCAAGCCTAACAGTATTCTTGTGGCCACTATCAATGGCTTTGGTGCTGTCCTGGAGCTTATCTATGTGATCATATTCCTAATCCTTGCACCTCCAAGAATGAGA GTTATAACTGCCATACTTTTTGGTATTCTGGATGTGGTGTTCCCAGTAGCTGTTGTCTTGATCAGTCAGCTGTCCTTCAATAGAGAAATGCAAATCAATATTTCAGGGTTCTTGTCTCTGCTTTTCAGTGTTGCTACCTATGGTTCACCTCTTTCTATCATG AAAACAGTTGTGACAACAAAGAGTGTGGAGTACATGCCTTTCCTCCTCTCCTTCATCCTTTTCATCAATGGATTAACCTGGACTGTCTATGCAGTGCTAACTAGAGACTGGTTTATTGGA atacCAAATGGCAGTGGATTTGTTCTTGGAACAGCTCAACTGGTGCTCTATGCAATGTATTGGAAACCAAAGCAACCAAAGAGAACATCTGATAATGTAGAAGATGATTGGCAACATGAGCACCTCATAGCAGATTCCGGTCCATCtctaaaaaataatgagagcAGAGCAGATGCCTGA